The Xanthobacter flavus genome includes a window with the following:
- a CDS encoding DUF983 domain-containing protein yields the protein MTTPTGMTVTQKLAQPEEAATGPAAGTPAGGAFELPPPRREVPGAMMRGARCLCPACGAGSMFSSYLKVTPFCATCGEELYHHRADDAPPYAVIFVVGHIVVPLMVLVEELYRPEVWVHLSLWLPLTLGLSLVLLPPLKGMLVNLQWALRMHGFDSRSEEREAPPDGAVRPVIRAVRPTR from the coding sequence GTGACCACGCCGACCGGCATGACCGTGACCCAGAAGCTGGCGCAGCCGGAAGAGGCGGCGACGGGTCCTGCTGCGGGCACGCCCGCCGGCGGCGCCTTCGAGCTGCCCCCGCCCCGCCGGGAGGTGCCCGGCGCGATGATGCGCGGCGCACGGTGCCTGTGCCCGGCCTGCGGCGCCGGCAGCATGTTTTCCAGCTACCTGAAGGTCACACCCTTCTGCGCCACCTGCGGCGAGGAGCTGTACCACCACCGCGCCGACGACGCGCCGCCCTATGCGGTGATCTTCGTGGTCGGCCACATCGTGGTGCCGCTCATGGTGCTGGTGGAGGAATTGTACCGGCCGGAGGTGTGGGTGCACCTCTCCCTCTGGCTGCCGCTGACCCTCGGGCTCAGCCTCGTGCTGCTGCCGCCGCTGAAGGGGATGCTGGTCAATCTCCAGTGGGCGCTGCGCATGCACGGCTTCGATTCCCGCAGCGAGGAGCGGGAGGCACCGCCCGATGGCGCCGTCCGCCCCGTCATCCGCGCCGTCCGCCCGACCCGTTGA
- the murI gene encoding glutamate racemase: MAHAAIESSAVTSLAAQLPATASLPDVAPTILVFDSGVGGLTVFREVAKARPDARLVYAADDAAFPYGALPDDVMLERVGHVVDRLIADVAPDLVIIACNTISTLALPSLRARHQLPFIGTVPAIKPACIASRTKRVSVLATPGTVRRDYTAGLVREFAQGCDVALVPSDRLAGLAEAAMAGDPVDDADIAAEIAPCFVSADGRRTDTVVLACTHYPLLVDRFERLAPWPVTWMDPAPAIARRVTQLIGPAAALPDTAPVRLISTLRPFEPERVTAIVGRTVADPEVLASARPFTSSS, translated from the coding sequence ATGGCACACGCTGCCATCGAGAGTTCCGCCGTGACCTCCCTCGCCGCCCAATTGCCCGCGACTGCGTCCCTGCCGGATGTCGCGCCGACCATTCTCGTGTTCGATTCGGGGGTGGGCGGCCTCACCGTCTTCCGGGAGGTGGCGAAGGCCCGGCCGGACGCGCGGCTCGTCTATGCGGCGGACGACGCGGCCTTTCCCTATGGCGCGCTCCCCGACGACGTGATGCTGGAGCGCGTCGGCCACGTGGTGGACCGGCTGATCGCGGACGTAGCGCCCGATCTCGTCATCATCGCCTGCAACACCATTTCCACGCTGGCGCTGCCGAGCCTGCGCGCGCGCCATCAACTGCCCTTCATCGGCACCGTGCCGGCCATCAAGCCGGCGTGCATCGCCTCCCGCACCAAGCGGGTGAGCGTGCTCGCCACGCCCGGTACCGTGCGGCGGGACTATACGGCCGGCCTCGTGCGCGAGTTCGCGCAGGGGTGCGACGTGGCCCTCGTGCCCAGCGACCGGCTCGCGGGCCTCGCCGAGGCGGCCATGGCGGGGGATCCGGTGGACGACGCGGACATCGCCGCCGAAATCGCGCCCTGCTTCGTCTCCGCCGACGGCCGGCGCACCGACACGGTGGTGCTCGCCTGCACCCATTATCCGCTGCTGGTGGATCGCTTCGAGCGCCTCGCGCCGTGGCCCGTCACCTGGATGGACCCGGCGCCCGCCATCGCCCGGCGGGTGACGCAGCTCATCGGCCCGGCGGCGGCCCTGCCCGATACGGCGCCCGTGCGCCTCATCTCCACGCTCAGGCCGTTCGAGCCGGAGCGTGTCACCGCCATCGTCGGCCGCACCGTGGCCGATCCCGAAGTGCTGGCCTCCGCCCGTCCCTTCACCTCCTCTAGCTGA
- the ccmB gene encoding heme exporter protein CcmB produces MAAFLAIVRRDLALSLGSGGGAGLGVVFFLSVVTVVPFAVGPDLVLLARIGPAILWIGALLASLIGLERLFAADAEDGSLDALTLSALPLELTAAAKGLAHWLATGLPLVLAAPVLALMLNLEPAAIGAVVLTLLVGTPAVTFLGLIGAAFAGAFRRGGLLIAVLVIPLTIPVLIFAVSATQAAVTGPVPFGTPFRVLAGLALFALVLGPVAAAAALRAARS; encoded by the coding sequence ATCGCCGCCTTCCTTGCCATCGTGCGCCGGGATCTGGCGCTGTCGCTGGGCTCCGGCGGGGGCGCGGGGCTGGGGGTGGTGTTCTTCCTCTCCGTGGTGACGGTGGTGCCGTTCGCTGTGGGGCCGGACCTCGTGCTGCTGGCGCGGATCGGCCCGGCGATCCTGTGGATCGGCGCGCTGCTCGCGAGCCTTATCGGGCTGGAGCGCCTGTTCGCCGCCGATGCGGAGGACGGCTCCCTCGATGCGCTCACCCTTTCCGCGCTGCCGCTGGAACTGACCGCCGCCGCCAAGGGCCTCGCCCACTGGCTCGCCACCGGCCTGCCCCTGGTGCTCGCTGCGCCGGTGCTGGCGCTGATGCTGAATCTTGAGCCCGCCGCCATCGGCGCGGTCGTGCTCACTTTGCTGGTGGGCACGCCCGCCGTGACCTTCCTCGGTCTCATCGGCGCGGCCTTCGCCGGGGCGTTCCGGCGGGGTGGGCTCTTGATCGCGGTGCTGGTGATCCCGCTCACCATCCCGGTGCTGATCTTCGCCGTCTCGGCGACGCAGGCGGCTGTGACGGGCCCGGTGCCGTTCGGCACGCCGTTCCGGGTGCTGGCGGGTCTGGCTCTGTTCGCGCTGGTGCTGGGGCCGGTGGCGGCTGCGGCGGCGCTCCGGGCGGCACGGAGTTAG
- the ccmA gene encoding heme ABC exporter ATP-binding protein CcmA encodes MTVKALVGDNLSCRRGFRLLFEGLAVSAEAGRALVVVGPNGAGKSSLLRILAGLLAPTAGTVRLDDGSSGGGENVGEQIHYLGHDDAVKGALTVAANLAFWRTVLGGGGLAVEEALEEVGLGGLGRLRAQVLSAGQKRRLAIARLLVAKRPIWVLDEPTTALDVKAQARFAAFGRAHLAAGGLLIAATHAPLDLGETDELRLGGVGA; translated from the coding sequence ATGACTGTCAAGGCGCTGGTAGGGGATAACCTGTCCTGCCGAAGAGGATTCCGGCTCCTGTTCGAGGGGCTCGCCGTTTCGGCTGAGGCCGGCCGCGCGCTGGTGGTGGTCGGGCCGAACGGCGCCGGCAAATCCTCGCTGCTGCGCATCCTCGCGGGGCTGCTGGCGCCCACCGCTGGCACCGTGCGTCTGGATGACGGCTCTTCGGGGGGCGGGGAGAACGTGGGCGAGCAGATCCATTATCTCGGGCATGACGATGCGGTGAAGGGCGCGCTCACGGTGGCCGCCAACCTCGCCTTCTGGCGCACCGTGCTCGGCGGCGGCGGTCTCGCGGTGGAGGAGGCGCTGGAGGAGGTGGGCCTCGGCGGCCTCGGGCGGCTGCGCGCGCAGGTGCTCTCCGCCGGCCAGAAGCGCCGCCTCGCCATCGCCCGCCTGCTGGTGGCGAAGCGGCCGATCTGGGTGCTGGACGAGCCGACCACCGCGCTGGACGTGAAGGCGCAGGCCCGCTTCGCCGCCTTCGGCCGCGCGCATCTGGCCGCCGGCGGCCTGCTCATCGCCGCCACCCACGCGCCGCTCGACCTCGGCGAGACGGACGAACTGCGGCTGGGAGGGGTGGGAGCATGA
- a CDS encoding lytic murein transglycosylase — protein sequence MTDDRSRLLIGRRAFTLSLAGSAFLAGSGLLAPPVFAQQAAQSFPKWVETFRARARARGVSDATYNRVFSGLKPDTSVYEQDRNQAEFTEQSWQYLNRRVSDWRIATGKQKAKQYSALFDRIEQAFGVDRRVMLGYWGMESAYGEVLSNPTHMKPVFNSLAALAWGDARRRKYWEAELLNALVIVERGWGTPQEMTGSWAGAMGHTQWMPEVWLNMGVDFDGDGRISPFGKPDDALAGTANYLVKRGKYRRGEPWGFEAKLPGNFNSDLADNKTRRPLSQWSELGITTIEGQSLSAYDEPARLWLPGGPGGPALLLLHNFYAVRSYNPSSNYALAVVHLGDRVMGEGPFVASWPGGERALTLAEIQELQQRLTAAGFSTGGTDGRVGGDTMRAVRAFQQKAGITPADGYASLAVLNALRQGR from the coding sequence ATGACCGACGACCGATCCCGCCTTCTCATCGGCCGCCGCGCCTTCACCCTCTCTCTCGCGGGGAGCGCCTTTCTCGCCGGCTCGGGCCTTCTGGCCCCGCCCGTCTTCGCCCAGCAGGCGGCGCAGTCCTTCCCCAAATGGGTCGAGACCTTCCGTGCCCGCGCGCGCGCCCGCGGCGTCTCCGATGCCACCTACAACAGGGTGTTCAGCGGCCTGAAGCCCGACACCTCGGTGTATGAGCAGGACCGCAACCAGGCGGAATTCACCGAGCAGTCCTGGCAGTATCTCAACCGCCGCGTCTCCGACTGGCGCATCGCCACCGGCAAGCAGAAGGCGAAGCAGTATTCCGCACTGTTCGACCGGATCGAGCAGGCGTTCGGCGTCGATCGCCGCGTGATGCTCGGCTATTGGGGCATGGAAAGCGCCTATGGCGAGGTGCTCTCCAATCCGACGCACATGAAGCCCGTGTTCAATTCGCTGGCGGCGCTGGCGTGGGGCGATGCGCGGCGGCGGAAATACTGGGAGGCGGAGCTTCTCAACGCTTTGGTCATCGTCGAGCGCGGCTGGGGCACGCCGCAGGAGATGACCGGCTCGTGGGCCGGCGCCATGGGTCACACCCAGTGGATGCCCGAGGTATGGCTCAACATGGGCGTGGATTTCGACGGCGACGGCCGCATCTCGCCCTTCGGCAAGCCGGACGACGCCCTCGCCGGCACGGCCAACTATCTCGTGAAGCGCGGCAAGTACCGGCGCGGCGAGCCGTGGGGCTTCGAGGCCAAGCTGCCGGGCAATTTCAATTCCGACCTCGCCGACAACAAGACGCGCCGGCCGCTGTCGCAATGGAGCGAACTCGGCATCACCACCATCGAGGGGCAGTCGCTCTCGGCCTATGACGAGCCGGCGCGGCTCTGGCTGCCGGGCGGGCCCGGCGGGCCGGCGCTGCTGCTGCTCCACAATTTCTATGCGGTGCGTTCCTACAACCCCTCGTCCAACTACGCGCTGGCGGTGGTGCATCTGGGCGACCGGGTGATGGGGGAGGGGCCGTTCGTCGCCTCCTGGCCCGGTGGGGAGCGGGCGCTGACGCTGGCGGAAATCCAGGAGCTCCAGCAGCGACTCACGGCGGCCGGCTTCAGCACCGGCGGCACCGATGGGCGCGTGGGCGGCGATACCATGCGCGCCGTGCGGGCCTTCCAGCAGAAGGCGGGAATCACCCCGGCGGACGGCTACGCCTCCCTCGCGGTGCTGAACGCCTTGCGGCAAGGACGGTAG
- a CDS encoding MFS transporter codes for MHAPHGSLGHMSRTASIAAAISAITVVGVGISLSIPLLALELESRGVTSKWIGINTAVAGIATIFTAPFVPLLVRKLGLRALLVGAIVLASASLVGFKAAPSFLMWFPLRFAFGAALCILFAVSEFWINALAPPNRRGLIMGIYATALSLGAALGPTILSVLGASGWEPYLAGAVVLLLGAIPILLARGITPRIHDDSHHGVLTFVRRSPSAVLAALVFGAIETAVMTFLPLYGLRLGLSETSAALLLTAAVLGNVAFQIPIGLISDKVDRRLLLLCCSLAGAAGAFTLPFVPVSSPWFLAMIFLATGVVGSLYTVGLAHLGERFHGADLAAANAAFVMLYSVGLIAGPPLAGAGMDLYNPYGFAFVIFTMLAVYAAIVAGRLMTRGRRAA; via the coding sequence ATGCATGCACCCCACGGGTCCCTCGGCCACATGAGCCGGACGGCCTCCATCGCGGCCGCCATCTCCGCCATCACGGTCGTGGGCGTCGGCATCAGCCTGTCCATTCCCCTTTTGGCGCTGGAGCTGGAATCGCGCGGCGTGACCAGCAAGTGGATCGGCATCAACACGGCGGTGGCCGGCATCGCCACCATCTTCACCGCGCCGTTCGTGCCGCTGCTGGTGCGCAAGCTTGGGCTGAGGGCGCTGCTGGTGGGGGCTATCGTTCTGGCCTCCGCGAGCCTCGTGGGCTTCAAGGCGGCGCCGTCCTTCCTCATGTGGTTCCCGCTGCGCTTCGCCTTCGGCGCGGCGCTGTGCATCCTGTTCGCCGTCTCGGAATTCTGGATCAATGCTCTGGCCCCGCCCAACCGGCGCGGGCTCATCATGGGCATCTATGCCACCGCGCTCTCGCTGGGCGCGGCGCTGGGGCCGACCATCCTCAGCGTGCTCGGCGCCTCGGGATGGGAGCCCTACCTCGCCGGCGCGGTGGTGCTGCTGCTGGGCGCCATCCCGATCCTGCTGGCGCGGGGAATCACCCCCCGCATCCATGACGACAGCCACCACGGCGTGCTCACCTTCGTGCGCCGCTCGCCCTCCGCCGTGCTGGCGGCGCTGGTGTTCGGCGCCATCGAGACGGCGGTGATGACCTTCCTGCCGCTCTACGGCCTGCGCCTCGGCCTCTCGGAGACCAGCGCGGCACTGCTGCTGACGGCGGCGGTCTTGGGCAACGTTGCCTTCCAGATCCCCATCGGCCTCATCTCGGACAAGGTGGACCGGCGGCTTCTGCTGCTCTGCTGCTCGCTGGCGGGCGCGGCTGGCGCCTTCACCCTGCCGTTCGTTCCGGTATCGAGCCCGTGGTTCCTGGCGATGATCTTCCTCGCCACGGGCGTGGTGGGCTCGCTCTACACCGTGGGCCTCGCCCATCTCGGCGAGCGATTCCATGGTGCGGACCTCGCGGCGGCCAATGCGGCGTTCGTGATGCTCTATTCCGTGGGCCTCATCGCCGGCCCGCCGCTCGCCGGCGCCGGCATGGACCTCTACAACCCGTATGGCTTCGCCTTCGTCATCTTCACCATGCTGGCCGTCTATGCCGCCATCGTCGCCGGGCGGCTGATGACGCGGGGCCGGCGGGCCGCGTGA
- the rpmG gene encoding 50S ribosomal protein L33, with translation MAKAATIKIKLLSSADTGVFYVTKKNSRTKTDKIVLKKYDPVVRKHVEFRETKIK, from the coding sequence ATGGCCAAGGCTGCTACCATCAAGATCAAGCTCCTGTCCTCGGCGGACACGGGCGTGTTCTACGTCACCAAGAAGAATTCCCGCACCAAGACCGACAAGATCGTGCTCAAGAAGTACGACCCGGTGGTGCGCAAGCACGTCGAGTTCCGCGAGACGAAGATCAAGTGA
- a CDS encoding winged helix-turn-helix domain-containing protein — translation MASLSVRIDLAPGGRLGPGKIELLEKIAALGSISAAGREMDMSYRRAWELVEELNALFPSPLVSARSGGRHGGGTALTALGACVVANYRTIEQAADAATRAAVAELEAELAATPTAAE, via the coding sequence ATGGCGTCGCTGAGCGTGCGAATCGATCTTGCCCCCGGCGGCCGGCTCGGCCCCGGCAAGATCGAGCTTCTGGAGAAGATCGCCGCCCTCGGCTCCATCTCGGCGGCGGGGCGCGAGATGGACATGTCCTATCGCCGGGCGTGGGAGCTGGTGGAGGAACTGAACGCGCTGTTCCCCTCCCCGCTCGTTTCGGCCCGCTCCGGCGGCAGGCACGGCGGCGGCACCGCGCTCACCGCGCTGGGCGCGTGCGTCGTCGCGAACTACCGCACCATTGAACAGGCCGCCGATGCGGCAACGCGCGCGGCCGTGGCCGAGCTGGAGGCGGAACTCGCCGCCACGCCCACCGCCGCCGAGTAG
- a CDS encoding NUDIX hydrolase, whose translation MTDFATRLTEAERLQASPNVRPSDAATLILIDRKGRKPRVLMGRRHPKLKFLPGVFVFPGGRLEKADKAMPVFGCLDPDSERRLMAHVQRPSLGRARGLAAAAIREMYEETGLLVGTKDCGAPESPGDDWRAFEERGVFPDLSALTFVARAITPPRRPRRFDTRFFAADASAVCDEVKGLVGEESELIDLAWLTFAETEKQELPTITRVVLEELAARIDAGFGLRLPVPSYAMVRGRFVRTLLD comes from the coding sequence ATGACCGATTTCGCCACCCGCCTGACCGAAGCCGAGCGCCTTCAGGCGTCTCCCAACGTGCGCCCGAGCGACGCCGCGACCCTCATCCTCATCGACCGCAAGGGCAGGAAGCCGCGCGTGCTGATGGGTCGGCGGCATCCCAAGCTCAAGTTCCTGCCGGGCGTCTTCGTGTTTCCCGGCGGCCGGCTGGAGAAGGCGGACAAGGCCATGCCGGTCTTTGGCTGTCTCGATCCGGACAGCGAGCGCCGGCTGATGGCCCATGTCCAGCGCCCGAGCCTCGGCCGGGCGCGCGGCCTCGCCGCCGCCGCCATCCGCGAGATGTATGAGGAGACCGGCCTCCTCGTCGGCACCAAGGACTGCGGCGCTCCCGAATCCCCCGGCGACGACTGGCGCGCCTTCGAGGAGCGCGGGGTGTTCCCCGATCTGAGCGCCCTCACCTTCGTCGCCCGCGCCATCACGCCGCCCCGCCGCCCCCGCCGCTTCGACACCCGCTTCTTCGCCGCCGACGCCTCGGCCGTGTGCGACGAGGTGAAGGGGCTCGTGGGCGAGGAATCGGAACTCATCGACCTCGCCTGGCTCACCTTCGCGGAGACGGAGAAGCAGGAGCTTCCCACCATCACCCGCGTGGTGCTGGAAGAACTGGCCGCCCGCATCGACGCCGGGTTCGGCCTGCGCCTGCCGGTGCCCTCCTACGCCATGGTCCGCGGACGCTTCGTCCGTACCCTCCTGGATTGA
- the acnA gene encoding aconitate hydratase AcnA produces MTSLDSFKCRTTLTVDDKEYVYYDLELAEKNGLPGISALPFSMKVLLENLLRFEDGRSVTKDDVISVADWVNNRGKAEKEIAYRPARVLMQDFTGVPAVVDLAAMRDAMVALGGDPERINPLVPVDLVIDHSVIVNFFGDNKAFGKNVEEEYKQNQERYRFLKWGQNAFDNFRVVPPGTGICHQVNLEYLAQTVWTRKEEIDGKKVEVAYPDTLVGTDSHTTMVNGLGVLGWGVGGIEAEAAMLGQPISMLIPEVIGFRLSGKLREGITATDLVLTVTQMLRKKGVVGKFVEFYGPGLEHLSLADRATIANMAPEYGATCGFFPVDRETIDYLEETGRKDSRVELVEKYSKAQGMWRKKDTPDPVFTDTLELDLDTVLPSMAGPKRPQDRVLLSESKTGFLAALEGEFKKPGEAAKRVPVSGTDYTLGHGDVVIAAITSCTNTSNPSVLIAAGLLAKAAVKKGLRSKPWVKTSLAPGSQVVEGYLKAADLQDDLDKLGFNLVGFGCTTCIGNSGPLPEAISEAINTNDLVAGAVISGNRNFEGRVNPDVKANYLASPPLVVAYAIAGSLQVDLTTEPLGTDKDGNPVYLKDIWPSNKEVAQYIRENVTKKMFKEKYSDVFKGDEHWQKIAVPTGQTYAWQDASTYVQNPPYFVGMQKEPEPVKDIIDARIMGLFLDSITTDHISPAGSIKQASPAGQYLIDHQVRPVDFNQYGTRRGNHEVMMRGTFANIRIKNQMVPGVEGGVTIHYPDGAQLPIYDAAMQYRAEGVPLVVFAGKEYGTGSSRDWAAKGTKLLGVRAVVAQSFERIHRSNLVGMGIVPLVFKDGESWQSLGIKGDEIVTLKGIEGDLKPRQTLTAEIKFADGTVKNVELICRIDTLDELDYFRNGGILPYVLRSLAA; encoded by the coding sequence GTGACCTCCCTCGACAGCTTCAAGTGCCGCACAACCCTGACGGTAGACGACAAAGAGTACGTCTATTACGATCTCGAGCTGGCGGAGAAGAATGGCCTTCCGGGCATTTCCGCGCTCCCCTTCTCCATGAAGGTGCTGCTCGAGAACCTGCTGCGCTTCGAGGATGGCCGGTCCGTCACGAAGGACGACGTCATCTCCGTCGCCGACTGGGTGAACAATCGCGGCAAGGCGGAAAAGGAAATCGCCTACCGCCCCGCGCGCGTGCTGATGCAGGACTTCACCGGCGTTCCCGCGGTGGTGGACCTCGCCGCCATGCGCGACGCGATGGTGGCCCTCGGCGGCGATCCCGAGCGCATCAACCCGCTGGTTCCCGTGGATCTCGTCATCGATCACTCAGTGATCGTGAACTTCTTCGGTGACAACAAGGCGTTCGGCAAGAACGTCGAGGAAGAATACAAGCAGAACCAGGAGCGCTACCGCTTCCTGAAGTGGGGCCAGAACGCGTTCGACAACTTCCGCGTCGTCCCGCCCGGCACCGGCATCTGCCATCAGGTGAACCTCGAGTACCTCGCCCAGACGGTCTGGACCCGCAAGGAAGAGATCGACGGCAAGAAGGTCGAGGTGGCCTATCCCGATACGCTGGTGGGCACCGACTCGCACACCACCATGGTCAACGGCCTGGGCGTGCTCGGCTGGGGCGTGGGCGGCATCGAGGCCGAGGCGGCCATGCTCGGCCAGCCCATCTCCATGCTCATCCCCGAGGTGATCGGCTTCCGGCTCTCCGGCAAGCTGCGCGAGGGCATCACCGCCACCGACCTCGTGCTGACCGTCACGCAGATGCTGCGCAAGAAGGGCGTGGTGGGCAAGTTCGTGGAGTTCTACGGCCCCGGCCTGGAGCACCTCTCCCTCGCCGACCGCGCCACCATCGCCAACATGGCCCCCGAATACGGCGCCACCTGCGGCTTCTTCCCGGTGGATCGCGAGACCATCGACTATCTCGAAGAGACCGGCCGCAAGGACAGCCGCGTGGAGCTGGTGGAGAAGTACTCCAAGGCCCAGGGCATGTGGCGCAAGAAGGACACTCCGGACCCGGTGTTCACCGACACCCTGGAGCTGGACCTCGACACCGTGCTGCCCTCCATGGCCGGCCCCAAGCGCCCGCAGGACCGCGTGCTGCTCTCCGAGAGCAAGACCGGCTTCCTCGCTGCCTTGGAAGGCGAGTTCAAGAAGCCCGGTGAGGCCGCCAAGCGCGTCCCCGTCTCCGGCACCGACTACACGCTCGGCCACGGCGACGTGGTGATCGCCGCCATCACCTCCTGCACCAACACCTCCAACCCCTCGGTGCTTATCGCCGCCGGCCTTCTCGCCAAGGCGGCCGTGAAGAAGGGCCTGCGCTCCAAGCCGTGGGTGAAGACCTCGCTGGCGCCCGGCTCGCAGGTGGTGGAAGGCTACCTGAAGGCCGCCGACCTGCAGGACGACCTCGACAAGCTCGGCTTCAACCTGGTCGGCTTCGGCTGCACCACCTGCATCGGCAATTCCGGCCCGCTGCCGGAAGCCATCTCCGAGGCCATCAACACCAACGACCTCGTGGCCGGCGCCGTCATCTCCGGCAACCGCAACTTCGAAGGCCGCGTGAACCCGGACGTGAAGGCGAACTACCTCGCCTCCCCGCCCCTCGTGGTCGCCTATGCGATCGCCGGCTCGCTGCAGGTGGACCTCACCACCGAGCCCCTCGGCACGGACAAGGACGGCAACCCCGTCTATCTCAAGGACATCTGGCCCTCCAACAAGGAAGTGGCCCAGTACATCCGCGAGAACGTCACCAAGAAGATGTTCAAGGAAAAGTATTCCGACGTCTTCAAGGGCGACGAGCACTGGCAGAAGATCGCCGTGCCCACCGGCCAGACCTACGCCTGGCAGGATGCCTCCACCTACGTGCAGAACCCGCCCTATTTCGTCGGGATGCAGAAGGAGCCGGAGCCGGTCAAGGACATCATCGATGCCCGGATCATGGGTCTGTTCCTCGACAGCATCACCACCGACCACATCTCGCCGGCCGGCTCCATCAAGCAGGCGTCCCCGGCGGGCCAGTACCTGATCGATCATCAGGTGCGCCCGGTGGACTTCAACCAGTACGGCACCCGCCGCGGCAACCATGAAGTGATGATGCGCGGCACCTTCGCCAACATCCGCATCAAGAACCAGATGGTGCCCGGCGTGGAAGGTGGCGTCACCATCCACTATCCGGACGGCGCCCAGCTGCCCATCTACGACGCGGCCATGCAGTACCGTGCCGAGGGCGTGCCGCTGGTGGTGTTCGCCGGCAAGGAATACGGCACCGGCTCCTCCCGCGACTGGGCGGCGAAGGGCACCAAGCTGCTCGGCGTGCGCGCCGTTGTGGCCCAGTCCTTCGAGCGCATCCACCGCTCGAACCTGGTCGGCATGGGCATCGTGCCGCTGGTGTTCAAGGACGGCGAGAGCTGGCAGAGCCTCGGCATCAAGGGCGACGAGATCGTCACCCTCAAGGGCATCGAGGGCGACCTCAAGCCCCGCCAGACGCTCACCGCCGAGATCAAGTTCGCCGACGGCACCGTGAAGAACGTCGAGTTGATCTGCCGTATCGATACGCTGGATGAGCTGGATTACTTCCGCAACGGCGGCATCCTGCCCTACGTGCTGCGCTCGCTGGCCGCCTGA
- a CDS encoding DUF1223 domain-containing protein, whose amino-acid sequence MLNRSALALVLALAASPALAQTQPKVVVELFTSQGCASCPPADALLNDLAKDPQVLALTLSVDYWDYVGWKDTLALHGHSLRQKAYAEQRPDKKVYTPQMVIDGQIVAKGSDRAAVQRAVMTARASGGLSLPVEVKREGEDIEITLPQSLTIADGAEVWACPVARAQTVSIGRGENGGRNVTYANVVRGWTRVARWEGDARTFKVPLKDIHRDGSDAVAVMVQTGTPATPGQIVGATLFPLD is encoded by the coding sequence ATGTTGAACCGCTCCGCCCTTGCGCTCGTCCTTGCCCTCGCCGCCTCGCCGGCGCTGGCGCAGACCCAGCCGAAAGTGGTGGTGGAACTGTTCACGAGCCAGGGCTGCGCCTCCTGCCCGCCCGCCGACGCGCTGCTGAACGATCTCGCCAAGGATCCGCAGGTGCTCGCGCTCACCCTCTCGGTGGATTACTGGGACTATGTGGGCTGGAAGGACACCCTCGCCCTGCACGGCCATTCCCTGCGCCAGAAGGCCTATGCCGAGCAGCGGCCGGACAAGAAGGTGTATACCCCCCAGATGGTCATCGACGGGCAGATCGTCGCCAAGGGCAGCGATCGTGCCGCGGTGCAGCGCGCCGTCATGACCGCCCGCGCCTCCGGCGGCCTCTCCCTTCCGGTGGAGGTGAAGCGCGAAGGCGAGGACATCGAGATCACCCTGCCCCAGTCCCTCACCATCGCCGACGGCGCCGAGGTGTGGGCCTGCCCCGTCGCCCGCGCCCAGACGGTCTCCATCGGCCGGGGCGAGAACGGCGGTCGCAACGTGACCTACGCCAATGTGGTGCGCGGCTGGACCCGCGTTGCCCGCTGGGAGGGGGACGCCCGCACCTTCAAGGTGCCGCTGAAGGACATCCACCGCGACGGCAGCGACGCGGTGGCGGTGATGGTGCAGACGGGCACCCCGGCCACCCCCGGCCAGATCGTCGGCGCGACCCTCTTTCCGCTCGACTGA